A single region of the Polyodon spathula isolate WHYD16114869_AA chromosome 12, ASM1765450v1, whole genome shotgun sequence genome encodes:
- the vps25 gene encoding vacuolar protein-sorting-associated protein 25: MSFEWPWQFNFPPFFTLQPNVNTRQKQLTAWCSLALSYCRHQKLYTLDVMEAQESPVFNNKKIQRKLSTDTIQVIFEELRKKGNLEWIDKNKTRCLIMWRRPEEWGKLIYQWVSKNGMTNSVFTLYELSNGDDTENEEFHGLEDWLLLRSLQALQLERKAEIITLNDSKGVKFF, translated from the exons ATGAGTTTTGAGTGGCCTTGGCAATTCAATTTCCCGCCCTTCTTTAC GCTACAGCCCAATGTTAACACTCGACAGAAGCAGCTGACAGCCTGGTGCTCCCTGGCACTGTCTTACTGTCGTCATCAGAAACTCTACACACTGGATGTAATGGAGGCCCAAGAGAGCCCAGTCTTCAACAACAAGAAAATACAGC GGAAACTCTCAACAGACACAATTCAAGTTATATTCGAAGAGCTCAGAAAAAAAG gGAACTTGGAGTGgatagataaaaacaaaacacgttgtTTGATAATGTGGAGGCGACCAGAAGAATGGGGGAAACTTATATATCAATGG GTTTCAAAAAATGGAATGACAAACTCTGTGTTCACACTATATGAGCTCTCCAATGGAGATGACACTGAAAATGAAG AATTCCATGGTTTGGAGGATTGGTTGTTGCTGAGATCACTTCAAGCCTTACAGCTGGAGAGAAAGGCAGAAATTATTACTCTCAATGACAGCAAAGGGGTCAAGTTCTTTTGA
- the cntd1 gene encoding cyclin N-terminal domain-containing protein 1, whose translation MESKPLNTPSTKMRIGSSNSYKLHELKFGAASHDILADFLINLNSKNREHLENVSEHAGAFKQSRLVGQSHCYFVLMKYSDTLYLLPESVFLICEVLRLEPFTAYQAIEILERFMINHIEEMFAAAPPSGADGGKGDIYGSVLIKLSDKFMLLVFSCVQLASKLALHCSIVDNSTAVKFLQCLGYSYTKETLLESELNILKTLNFYISVPNPLTYVETLLEVLGYNDSDVPIKYLHKITQLVLQFVYLQRNPIYHNLLVATIENSTPSEVQRVKFLSVTEDSMLLAVSVIAASAFILNYTTWDQVLEELRCITGINGESISDFSHIILKQIMGSGTPLKSL comes from the exons ATGGAGAGTAAGCCCCTCAACACGCCTTCTACAAAGATGCGAATCGGAAGTTCAAATTCGTACAAACTACATGAGCTTAAGTTCGGCGCTGCTTCCCACGACATACTGGCCGATTTTCTGAttaatttaaacagtaaaaacagAGAACATTTGGAAAATGTGTCGGAGCACGCTGGGGCTTTCAAGCAAAGTAGACTAGTAG GACAGTCgcattgttattttgtattgatgaaGTACAGCGATACTTTGTATTTGCTTCCAGAGTCTGTTTTCCTGATTTGTGAAGTGTTGAGACTCGAGCCGTTCACTGCATATCAAGCAATAGAAATCTTAGAAAG GTTTATGATAAATCACATTGAAGAGATGTTTGCTGCTGCTCCGCCATCTGGTGCTGACGGAGGGAAAGGAGACATTTACGGCTCTGTGCTCATAAAGCTGAGTGACAAATTTATGCTTCTGGTCTTTTCCTGTGTTCAGTTAGCTAGCAAGCTTGCACTTCACTGCAGT ATTGTTGACAACAGCACTGCTGTTAAGTTCCTGCAGTGTTTGGGTTACTCATATACCAAAGAAACGTTACTGGAATCGGAACTTAACATCCTGAAAACGCTAAATTTCTACATCAGCGTTCCAAATCCGCTGACTTATGTTGAGACGCTGTTGGAAGTTTTGG GATACAATGACTCAGATGTTCCCATAAAGTATCTGCATAAGATCACTCAGCTTGTGCTTCAGTTTGTTTACCTTCAGAGAAATCCAATTTACCATAACTTACTAGTGGCTACAATTGAAAATTCAACTCCGAGTGAAGTTCAGAG AGTGAAGTTTCTGTCAGTCACAGAGGACAGCATGCTACTAGCAGTTAGTGTTATTGCAGCTAGTGCCTTCATACTTAACTACACCACCTGGGACCAG GTACTTGAGGAGTTAAGATGTATAACTGGAATTAATGGAGAGAGCATCTCAGACTTCTCgcacattatattaaaacaaattatggGAAGCGGAACACCTTTAAAATCCCTCTGA